The nucleotide window cAGAGGAGATAAATAAaaactttgcataaaaaaaacaagacttttgcAGCAATCCAGCAGACGCCGCTCAGCAGCTGAACACCTCGactcctgcaacacacacacacacacacacacacacacacacacacacacacacacacacacacacacacacacacacacacacacacacacacacacacacacacacacacacacacacacacacacacacacagtcagagatTGGCTTCATTTCAGTCTtcagtatcacacacacacagaggctggTTCACAGACCCGTCAGTCGTCCTTCTTGTTGTCGATGATGTCCTGTGTGTGTTGTGCGAGTCTCCTCTTCATCTCCATCTGCTGTTTGAGAGCCGCTTCTGCTCTCTTGCTCTGGTAGATCTTCACTCCAGCAAACGCCAAACACAGCAGGAGAGTCTTCAGGGCCAGGATATACAGCAGCACCGGCACGTTCTCCagagcctgacacacacacacacacacacacacacacacacacacacacacacacgaggatGCAAAAATACACCCAGTTACAGACAGCATCATGATCACACATGAATACACACACTATCATGAGgatacaagaacacacacacacacacacacacacacacacacacacacacacacacacacacattattatgaggatacaaaaatacacacattatcatgagaacacaagaacacacacatccACTATCAAGAggatacaaaaatacacacattataacacaacacacacacacagatacaagaccacacatacacacactatcatGAGGAAACAAGAACACACACAGTTACACACATTATCATTAggatacaaaaatacacacattatcATGAGAACACGAGAACACACACATCCACTATCAAGAggatacaaaaatacacacattataaaacacacacacacacacacacagatacaagtcCACACATCCACACATTATCATGAGAACACGAGAACACACACAGTTACACACATTATCATTAggatacaaaaatacacacattatcATGAGAACACGAAAACACACACATCCACTATCATTAGGATACAAAAATACACTGCCCCcccccttcacacacacacacacacacacacacacacacacacacacacacacacacacacacaagaggatACAAAAATACActacccccccacacacacacactaccataacagaggaacacacacacacacactcaagaggATACAAAAATAcacggtcacacacacacacacacacacacacacacaaacagatacaagaccacacatacacacacactatcatgAGGAAACAAGAACACACACAGTTACACACATTATCATTAGGATACAAAAATACactgccccccccccccacacacacacacacacacacaagaggatACAAAAATACACTACCCCCCACACACACTACCATAACAgaggaacacacacatacactcaagaggatacaaaaatacagtcacacacacacacacacacacacatacacacacacacacacacacacacacacactaccgtgataacacaaaagcacacacacattatcatGAGGATCCAaaatacatccacacacacattatcataacacacaaatacacacacacacacaatcatgatAGTACAAGgacaaacatttaataatatatatccCGAACACCATTAAACAACTGATTACTTCAGAAATGTgctcaaaataaaatgaaaactgatttaatttaatttttaatttaattaaatttttaattgagTTAATTAGTACACAGCAAATTATTCAAACATATAAATAACACTAAACGAACACTCCTTCACACTCAGAAGAGTTTACAACCAAAGTGATATTAAGTGAATGCTGCTGTGTTGTCTTGAGACCCAGTttgctaaaaacacacacacacacacacacacacacacacacacacacacacacacacacacacacacacacacacacacacacacacacacacacacacacacacactactttaatgacatcatcatcatcatcatcatcatcatcatcatcatcatcttccaggaagtgacatcattcaCTGAAGGAGGAAATAGCAGCAGCACAAACATGAGTGAGTGTCTGATGCATGAGTTTCAGGAATGAGGCTGATTAACacatttacctttttaaaaaacacacagaatggcgtatttttaatattaaagtaattgtggactggattttgtTTTTACGTTTCATTACAGTCTTGAACACGTGGCATTGCCTTTGTcgtttttgattaatttttcttaatttacttaaCTGGATGCTACAGCATAATTAGTGAAttgataaactaataaatactatAGTACACTTGAGATTTTACTACCGTAAACTGTGGTGAACTGCAGCATTTATATGTAGTTTACTGATATAAAACATGTTTGTATTACTAGAGTTATTGTGTTTCCATTGCAACTGCAGAACTAGCActaacaattaatttaaatgctTCACTATAGTACAGTTTAAAAACTTACTATAATTTACCATGGTATTCCTTTTCTAGTAGGCCTACAGAAATGAGTGTCACTTCCAGGTTGTGACAGGTGTCTAGAAGAGTCTGCAGGCCTGATAGTGTTTCTGCATGACAACAGCAGCtgctgctacacacacacacacacacgcacgcacgcaggcaAGCACTCTTGACCACCCTGCACCCATAGACATACTTTAATACATTATTAAGACTTTAAAGACAATAAATCATATTATAAATATCacgttttaaacaaaatatcatgCTTTTGAACATTAACTGTGACAAAAACAAGTCTTGTTATGTAGTGATACCATGGTATTATTTTAAGAGGTCTACCATATTAAATAGCATGGTACAAATACACTACTAATTTTAAAGGGGAaatggatttattattattattattattgttgttgttgttattgttgttattattatgagagaaagagagagagagagagagagagtattctGCAcccatatttaaatgttttgtttagatagatagatagatagatagatagatagatagatagatagatagatagatagatagatagatagatagatagatagatagatagatagatagatagatagatagatagatgcttaCTGACATACAATGGTaataaagtatgtttatactCATTTCAGCATGCGTCTTACCTTCCAGTTGATCATGATGATTTATTCAGTAAAATAAGCGTAAAGTAAATGAGTCCGATCCTGAACTGAACTCTTCTCTTCACTTCTTTCTTTTATTCGTCGCAAAATGACCTCTGGAGGCGTGTCGAAATCACAGAAACCGAATTAAAGAGTAGATCGGAAACTAGTGTGAAAAAGGATCCTGAAGTAGGCGGAGCTAAGTGTCTCAATGCGTCACGTGACACATGAAACTGTTTTAAGCGGTGTGGGAAGTAGCTTGCATTGTAAACCATTGCATAAGACGATTAACTGATTTTTATATGCAATCTCAACCATTTTAACTATTATTCGttataatagttttttaaattgtattatagcTTTAATATTACTaaaacatttttcattcattccaaATTATTGCAATTCCACctatctggtaaaaaaaaaaaaaaaaaaaaaaatatatatatatatatatatatatatatatatatatatatatatatatatatatatatatatatatatatatatatgtatgtgtatatatatgtatgtgtgtatatatatatatatatgtgtatatatatatatgtgtatacatgtgtgtatatatatatatatatatatatatatatatatatatatatatatatatatatatatataatatatatatataatatatatataatatatatatataatatatatatatatatatatatatatatatatatatatatatataatatatatatatatatatatatatatatatatatatatatatatatatatatatatatatatatatatatatatacttacaaaGCTCTTCACAACCTGGCACCCGATTACCTCTCTGATCTTCTTCACTGGTACACTCCTCGGTGTTCACTGAGAGCTTCTACGGCTGAACTGTTGTCAGTTCCTAATtttaagatgaagtcatttggtGGCAGGGCTTTTAGCCGCAGAGCACCACagttatggaattccctgccGTTAGATATTTCTCAGGTGGACTCTATCCCTAAATAGGTGAACAGGTGGACTCTATCTCCCTATCTCCCTCTATCTCTATATTTTAAATCCCAGGTTAAAACCGTTCTGTTCAGGATTGCTTTTAATGACTTTCTGGATTAATACTAAGTTTTATTacttttctgtcttgtttttataTTGTGCCTGTGACATACTTGAGTCTTTGAGTGCTCTTGAAAGGTGcctataaataaaaggtattattattattaatatttttataattattattattaaaacacgtCTTAAGAAATAGCATTCTGCTATAAGGCGCCCTCTAGGAGAATAAACATGATACTGCATTTGGAATAATTATTAGCCGCAACATTTTGGTCGCATTTCTACAAATAACCAATCCAGTACCGCATCCAGGTCACGTAACAAccgcaaacagccaatcagataaTCCTGCTTTAAAGAGACAGGCAAGTTCCAGAAGGTTGATGAACATTGGAGACGAGTTTGCATTAAATTTGCATTAAAACATTATacttaatgcataaataaatgtaataatacagTTTAACAGGCTGGGAAAAAATGTTAGTATTACTAAAGATACTGGAGAGTTTAcagaaatttatttatgtttatttatcttcatatctacagaacaaattcaCTAAAATGCAAGATAAAGACCAGCAAAGGTGTATTTGACGacatattaaatacataattatttattatgttgaAATCAGTCATCATATTTAACCTCAATAATTATCTTTTATGAACATTCAAACACATTTGCCAGTAAGATGATTATTCATtacttatatattataataataataagtcaaaatttgTTTCTTGTCATCATTACATAAATGTATTGCTGTATTGTAAATAGAACattattttactcatattttcattttttaaaattgaaatatttaaaactttagatTCAGACGAGTTTTTTATGTGTTATGAATGTAAAAATGGTATAACATCTGTTTGGCTTGTACATACATCTTACTATCTGACATGGGTTGCTTATATAGGAAACTCTGGGttgttttagaccaggggtgtcaaactcaattcctggagggccgaagccttgcacagtttagttccaaccctaccccaaaacacttacctgtaggtttcaaacgagcctgaaggactcaattagtttgatcaggtgtgtttaattagggttggaactaaactgtgcagagctgcggccctccaggaactgagtttgacacctgtgttttagAGGGTTGTTTTCAGCACTGCTTGGGAAgaagatttaagacatttttcagCCGTTTTAATGCTGTTCAACCTAACTTTATTATAGAATGTCTTCATAATTCAAGAGTAAGTAGCTGGTTGATTGTATGGATCGGAGAGTTTTTAAAAAACCGACCACAACGCGTCTGTGTTAATCATGTTATGTCTGACTGCTCTGTATTAAATATAGGGGTACCTCAGGGATCTGTATTATCACCAAttttatatatatctatacatatatatatatatatatatatatatatatatatatatatatatatatatatatatatatatatatatatatatatatattaatgactGCAGTGCAATAATGACAATCTCACACTAATAAAATACGCTGATGATCTGGCATTGGTTTCCTGTCAGGAAGAAATGAATAGctccttatattttaaacatattaatagTTTTACAGATTGGTTTGACAGTTTTTTACACCTAAATATTGGGAAAACTAAAGAGTTACGTCTGGGGAGTCAAACAAGAGCAGTAGATATACTAGACTCTCTAAAGCAGTCACCATAAATGGACAAATAGTAGAGCAGGTCTCAAATTTTAAGTATTTAggcacaattattgacaataaactgaattttaattgTAATGCAGAGGCGGTTTATAAAAAGGCAAGTCAGTTTGAATGTTagcacacagactttaaacatggcatatagATCATTGATAGAGAGTGTTCTCATATACAATATTGTTTCATGGTTTGGGAACACAGCACTTGAACAGAAGAAGAAATTAGCGGATATTATcaaataagataactggtcaGAAACAACATTCACTGcagattttatttgacagatttatctgacagattttatttatgcaaaaaaaaacagcagttgtgatttttaaaggTAATGCTCATCCCCTTCACTCAGCACTTGAATTGTTACCAGCAGGATTAGAGTTCCTAAAGCACGaagaaatgcttataaaaagtcATTCATCccaatggcataaatgttttaaatCGGATCACTGTTTGAAGGGAATGAGGTGGTTGCCAAGAATGATCGGCATTAGTTTGTatggggctaatttggtttttaaacttttgacttatgttgttgtcttgatgagtgttgttattgtgtggttgttgtatgtttgtaattgttgcCTTAAATCCAGTCttgaagacaaatttcctctctggGCCCTATGTGGCGCAGTGTGGcacaaggcgtggcgca belongs to Danio rerio strain Tuebingen ecotype United States chromosome 1, GRCz12tu, whole genome shotgun sequence and includes:
- the wu:fk30a06 gene encoding small integral membrane protein 11, translated to MINWKALENVPVLLYILALKTLLLCLAFAGVKIYQSKRAEAALKQQMEMKRRLAQHTQDIIDNKKDD